In Candidatus Methanomethylophilus alvi Mx1201, a genomic segment contains:
- a CDS encoding tRNA(Ile)(2)-agmatinylcytidine synthase produces the protein MFVAADDTDSMRGNCTTYLATEIIRELVIDGDLDLIGFPRLVRLNPAIPWKTRGNGSLVMRFGRGVGNKTFIGQISGKDLFCFEEQDDWEPDEDSILEKIVPLVERFHDPVDSDPGIVVSRTRPSYDFYLRGVRKVMKRSDIEAEIDRIGAKTFVLGCGRGLIGCICGMAWVPKDFTYELLAYRPQERWGTERVFDPGSIEKADHEISTSFNSWEDRFRKVAMVPGTPCPVMYGFRGDDVPDLIRGHDIIKTEPQSRWVVFQTNQGTDDHIITEFSPEEFIPNSSYLIKGTVVSVERIRGGHTFVTLSTDLGDVVCGAYEPSREFRRALDWLVKGDEIEVMGELRDSPRTLNIEKMHVLKTVDEFEKVSNPVCPSCGRTMSSVGKGQGYRCKRCGTRSDDPVVRKCIRWVVPGWYEPPTAARRHLSKPLKRMGEIQPVEFVDCRNP, from the coding sequence ATGTTCGTAGCCGCGGACGATACGGATTCCATGAGGGGTAACTGCACGACCTATCTCGCCACAGAGATAATCCGCGAGCTCGTAATAGACGGCGATCTCGATCTGATAGGGTTCCCCAGACTCGTCCGTCTGAATCCGGCGATCCCTTGGAAGACCAGAGGGAACGGTTCCCTGGTCATGAGATTCGGAAGGGGAGTGGGTAACAAGACCTTCATCGGACAGATATCCGGGAAGGACCTGTTCTGTTTCGAAGAACAGGACGATTGGGAACCTGATGAAGATTCCATCCTGGAAAAGATAGTCCCGCTGGTGGAAAGGTTCCATGACCCAGTGGATTCCGATCCGGGGATCGTCGTAAGCCGCACGAGACCGTCCTACGACTTTTATCTCAGAGGCGTGAGGAAGGTCATGAAACGCTCGGACATAGAGGCCGAGATCGACAGGATAGGTGCCAAGACGTTCGTCCTCGGATGCGGCAGAGGACTTATCGGATGTATCTGCGGGATGGCCTGGGTGCCTAAGGATTTCACATACGAGCTGCTTGCCTACAGGCCGCAGGAGAGATGGGGGACCGAGAGGGTTTTCGACCCTGGATCCATCGAGAAAGCGGACCACGAAATTTCCACTTCGTTCAACAGTTGGGAGGACCGGTTCCGTAAGGTCGCGATGGTGCCCGGGACGCCGTGTCCGGTCATGTATGGATTCAGAGGAGACGATGTGCCAGATCTGATAAGAGGACATGATATTATCAAGACGGAACCACAAAGCAGATGGGTGGTCTTCCAGACCAATCAGGGTACCGACGACCACATCATAACAGAATTCTCTCCGGAGGAGTTCATACCGAACAGTTCCTATCTCATCAAGGGAACGGTCGTCTCCGTCGAACGCATCCGCGGAGGACATACTTTCGTGACCCTTTCCACGGATCTCGGCGACGTGGTATGCGGAGCATACGAACCCTCCCGTGAGTTCAGGCGCGCATTGGATTGGCTGGTTAAGGGGGACGAGATAGAGGTCATGGGCGAGCTGAGGGACAGTCCCCGTACCCTCAACATCGAGAAGATGCACGTCCTGAAGACTGTCGATGAGTTCGAGAAGGTATCCAATCCCGTCTGTCCTTCATGTGGAAGGACCATGTCGTCGGTCGGTAAAGGGCAGGGATATCGCTGTAAGAGATGCGGTACCAGATCGGACGATCCGGTGGTCAGGAAATGCATCAGGTGGGTGGTGCCCGGATGGTATGAGCCGCCTACGGCAGCAAGGAGACACCTTTCCAAGCCATTGAAGAGGATGGGGGAGATACAGCCTGTAGAGTTCGTTGATTGCCGTAATCCATAA